Below is a window of Micromonospora chersina DNA.
GCGAACAGCGCCCCGGGTCGGGCGACCAGGCCGCGGGCCAGCGCGACGCGCTGTGCCTGCCCGCCGGAGAGCTCACCGGACCGGCGCCGCTCCAGCCCGCCCAGGCCGAGCCGCTCGAACCAGGGCCGCGCCGCCTTGAGCGCGGCGGCCCGCTTGACGCCGCGCAGCAGCAGCGGCAGCGCGACGTTCTCCTCGGCGGTCAGCTCCGGCACGAGCTGCCCGAACTGGAACACGAACCCGAACTCGTCGCGGCGCAGGACGCTGCGCCGTGTCTCGCTGAGGGTGTCGATCCGGCGGCCGTCGTAGTGGATCTCGCCCTTGTCGGGCACCAGGATCCCGGCCAGACAGTGCAGCAGGGTGGTCTTGCCGGAGCCGCTCGGGCCCATGATGGCGACGATCTCGCCCGGCTCCACCAGGACGCTGGCGCCGCGCAGCGCCGGGGTCTCGCCGAAGGATAGCGAGATGTCGCGCGCCTCGATGGCCTTCACTTCCGCACCGCCTTGGCGAGGGCGTCCAGCCGGGCGACGGTGGTGTCGATCCAGTGCAGGTCGGCCTCCAGGTGGAACAGGCCGTGGTCGGCGAGCATGGCGTCGACAAGCGTGCCGGAGCGCTTGATGTCGGTGAGTTCCTTCATGCGCACCAGGTGGGCCGCACGCTGGCGGTCGAGGTAGTCCTCAGCGGGGCGGCCGAGCATCAGCGCCAGCACCACCTTGGTGAACAGGACCGTCTGGAGGTTGGGCTCGGCCGCGACGGGCTCGGTGAGCCACGACTCGACCTCCGTGGCCCCGCGTTCGGTGATGACGTAGCGCTTGCGCTCGGGGCCCTCGCCCGGCTCGACCTCGCCGATCACGATCTTGCCGTCGCGGGCGAGCCGGCTCAGGGTCGCGTAGACCTGGCCGAACGGCAGCGGCTTTCCCCGGCTGAAGAAGGCGTCGTAGTCGCGCTTGAGGTCGTAGCCGTGGCTGGGCTCCCGTTCGAGCAGGCCAAGGAGGGTCATGGGAACGCTCATGACCTGACTATAACCCGAGGGTATACCTCGCGTATATATCTTCGGCGTATGTCAGTGCGCGCTCGCGGTGTCGGCGTCGGCGTCGGCGGCCATCGGTTGGCCGGCGGTGGCCGACGGCACCAGTGCGAAATGGACAGTGCGGCCGGTCCTGGCCCTGCCCAGCCGGTGGGTCAGCGGCACCAGCACCCCGTGTAGCAGCGGATGCTTGCGGACCAGCGCCCGGCTGGCCGCCCGGTACTCCGCCCCGCTCAACCGCCGCGCCACCGCCGCCACGGCCTCCCCGGTCGGCTTGCCGAGGGCCGTCGACGGGGCCAGCGTCACGTGCGGGTTGTTGCGGATCCGCCGGGTCTTCCACGCCTTCTCGAAGCTGCGCACGTACGCCCGCTCCCCCGCCACCGCGACGCTCACCGCCGTCGGCACCCGGGTGCCGTCCCGCTTGAAGGTCGTCAGCACCACGGTCTTCTGGCGCACCAGCGGGGCCCACGCGGGGGCCGGGGCGCTGTCGACGTACCCGACGACCCAGCCGAGCTGGCGCAGCCGGGCCGCCAGCGCGGCCAGGGCCAGGAGCGCCGACAGCCCGACCAGCCAGGTCTGGGCCGCGCTGCCGCCCAGGTCGGCGTCGACCACGTGCGACACGGTGTGCGCCGCCGCGCCGACGACGTAACCGGCCAGGGCTACCGCCAGGGCGTCAGCCCAGATGAGCGCCAGCAGCAAGGTGGCGCCGATGCCGAGCTGGAACGCCCCGACGTCGTGCACGAAGTGCTCGTGCGGCGGGAACCCCACCGCCGAGCTGAACGAGTCCGCCCGGGCCAGCGCCCACACCCCGACGACCAGCGAGGCCACGCCGAGCAGC
It encodes the following:
- a CDS encoding ABC transporter ATP-binding protein, whose product is MKAIEARDISLSFGETPALRGASVLVEPGEIVAIMGPSGSGKTTLLHCLAGILVPDKGEIHYDGRRIDTLSETRRSVLRRDEFGFVFQFGQLVPELTAEENVALPLLLRGVKRAAALKAARPWFERLGLGGLERRRSGELSGGQAQRVALARGLVARPGALFADEPTGALDSLTGEQVMDLLVSSAREQGTTVVLVTHEARVAAYADRQVIVRDGKVNALVSA
- a CDS encoding PadR family transcriptional regulator — encoded protein: MSVPMTLLGLLEREPSHGYDLKRDYDAFFSRGKPLPFGQVYATLSRLARDGKIVIGEVEPGEGPERKRYVITERGATEVESWLTEPVAAEPNLQTVLFTKVVLALMLGRPAEDYLDRQRAAHLVRMKELTDIKRSGTLVDAMLADHGLFHLEADLHWIDTTVARLDALAKAVRK
- a CDS encoding PPOX class F420-dependent oxidoreductase, encoding MRALVRGTVALLGVASLVVGVWALARADSFSSAVGFPPHEHFVHDVGAFQLGIGATLLLALIWADALAVALAGYVVGAAAHTVSHVVDADLGGSAAQTWLVGLSALLALAALAARLRQLGWVVGYVDSAPAPAWAPLVRQKTVVLTTFKRDGTRVPTAVSVAVAGERAYVRSFEKAWKTRRIRNNPHVTLAPSTALGKPTGEAVAAVARRLSGAEYRAASRALVRKHPLLHGVLVPLTHRLGRARTGRTVHFALVPSATAGQPMAADADADTASAH